One genomic region from Leptospira licerasiae serovar Varillal str. VAR 010 encodes:
- a CDS encoding cupin domain-containing protein: protein MKQIKLLLYGILAYIFLGSLLHHMIFPEPSPPSDLYPMQGDTIINNFASEKVTFLKTDSAEFSEAELFLKPGGAIPKPHIHPNYDETFIVKKGELTVVCDGKTYELKPGESFTIPKGTTHQPFNHGFLELNAIVRVKPSGKWALFLTQIHGFFTEKETPRNDFSFFLQAMLVTGYYDDTYLASPPVSVQKILSFLISPTARLLGFRSWKREYSMKWRKEQGISEN, encoded by the coding sequence GTGAAACAAATTAAACTTCTATTATACGGTATCCTTGCCTATATATTTCTGGGGAGTCTATTACATCATATGATTTTCCCCGAGCCTTCTCCACCTTCAGATCTATATCCTATGCAGGGAGATACGATCATAAATAATTTCGCTTCCGAAAAAGTGACCTTTTTAAAAACGGATTCGGCGGAATTTTCGGAGGCAGAGCTTTTTTTGAAGCCTGGTGGTGCGATACCAAAACCTCATATCCATCCTAATTACGATGAGACCTTTATCGTTAAGAAGGGAGAATTGACTGTTGTATGCGACGGTAAAACTTACGAATTAAAACCGGGAGAATCTTTTACTATCCCGAAAGGAACCACTCACCAACCGTTTAATCATGGTTTTCTGGAATTAAATGCGATCGTAAGAGTGAAACCGTCCGGAAAATGGGCGCTTTTCCTCACTCAGATCCATGGATTTTTTACGGAGAAAGAAACTCCTCGAAATGATTTCTCATTTTTTTTACAAGCTATGTTAGTCACAGGATATTACGATGATACGTATTTGGCTAGTCCTCCCGTATCCGTTCAGAAGATACTTTCTTTTTTGATTTCTCCTACTGCGAGGTTACTCGGTTTTAGAAGTT
- a CDS encoding helix-turn-helix domain-containing protein, whose protein sequence is MFNSFGKVLRILRDSKRKSQLDLALDAGISSKHLSFLESGRAKPGREIVRKLTEALGISSPYRNILFAAAGFSSDLSSFQVEQYAENEVLKKMILSQDPNPACAVDLNGKIIVSNMGMRCLISELNETCLSLEGMSRNELILSENGFGPYLLDYEVFQDRMSNCNTFEELVIDQNSNKKIEIRKNDLKKLPKIRLRYEGILSFDLLETVIGHPFDINSASIRCYYMIPSDEKTYSSMERFIERSKQLAIKFSTAPTKMDNITSW, encoded by the coding sequence ATGTTCAATTCCTTCGGAAAGGTCTTGAGAATTTTAAGAGATAGTAAACGGAAAAGCCAGTTGGATCTGGCTTTGGATGCGGGTATTTCATCTAAACATCTTAGTTTTTTGGAATCAGGTAGGGCAAAACCTGGAAGAGAGATTGTCCGTAAATTAACCGAAGCTTTGGGGATTTCTTCTCCCTATCGTAATATTTTGTTTGCTGCGGCGGGATTTTCTTCCGACCTATCTTCCTTTCAGGTAGAACAATACGCCGAAAATGAAGTTTTAAAAAAAATGATCTTAAGCCAAGATCCAAACCCTGCTTGTGCAGTGGATCTAAATGGAAAGATCATCGTAAGCAATATGGGGATGCGCTGTCTTATCTCGGAATTGAACGAAACATGTTTATCCTTAGAAGGAATGAGTCGTAATGAACTTATTTTAAGTGAAAATGGTTTTGGACCTTATTTGTTGGACTATGAGGTCTTTCAAGACCGGATGAGTAATTGTAATACATTCGAAGAGTTGGTGATTGACCAAAATTCTAATAAAAAAATTGAAATACGAAAAAATGATCTGAAAAAACTTCCGAAAATTCGCTTAAGATATGAAGGAATACTATCCTTTGATTTATTGGAAACCGTAATCGGGCATCCTTTTGATATCAATTCTGCGTCTATCCGTTGTTATTATATGATCCCTTCCGATGAAAAGACTTACTCTTCGATGGAACGATTTATAGAGAGGTCCAAACAGCTTGCCATCAAGTTTTCAACTGCGCCTACTAAAATGGATAATATTACCTCCTGGTAA
- a CDS encoding nitric oxide reductase activation protein NorD, with the protein MGWEEFIFKKSYNTVREIFSSEKEPFSEAKIAKLSELKPRLSILAKSLTGENIEIFPAEKEGGFQDRVYFLPQSYSHGPDTFSNLQFYIFRILYISEQRRLGFHWKKGENRSRNESLKAAAETYPRVLLSLQTKFPEAISLFGSVENVERVYQRSILKNKNVPEDLSLLYGVWMSSSGSEMENRVSSQELLSQKSENDKIETELEGLPRERIEVIQADLKAQEDYTLMHQFEKVETAEEFQGNWRDFDGSDNLSEQEEAIRELDLRQTVRSNEPTHSIFRTDFFSGLFAGEVESDRSGENPISYDEWDFKKRKYRKDHCKVFPKIFPDGDHGFAQKIFHENHSVLNSLRSRMNRFFNLKTSLKRQAYGEDLDLDAALQYFSDLYCGQTPTENVYLSDRNRLREVSILLLADMSLSTDSYVNNQRILDVEKASLVLFGQICAEFGDRFRIDSFYSNTRNHCDYSNIKSFDEPWERSRDRIGLMEAKGYTRIGPAIRHSLSLIQKEKSQKRWILLLTDGKPNDYDRYEGKYGIEDVKKAINECERSNVGVFALAIDKSAKQYLPAMLGKESYRILPNPKELPEALTDFFIKLVR; encoded by the coding sequence ATGGGTTGGGAAGAATTCATATTCAAAAAAAGTTATAACACCGTCAGAGAGATCTTTTCTTCCGAAAAAGAGCCATTCTCGGAAGCTAAAATAGCAAAGCTCTCCGAACTTAAGCCAAGGCTTTCGATCCTGGCCAAGTCTTTGACCGGAGAAAATATAGAGATATTTCCCGCGGAAAAAGAAGGAGGATTCCAAGACCGGGTCTACTTTTTACCACAATCCTATTCTCATGGTCCGGATACATTCTCTAATCTTCAATTTTATATATTCAGGATTCTTTATATTTCCGAGCAAAGAAGGTTAGGGTTTCATTGGAAAAAAGGAGAAAATAGAAGTAGGAACGAATCCTTGAAAGCGGCAGCGGAAACCTATCCTCGGGTACTCTTGAGTTTACAGACTAAATTCCCTGAAGCAATATCTCTCTTCGGATCTGTGGAAAACGTGGAACGGGTCTATCAGAGATCCATATTAAAGAATAAGAATGTTCCCGAAGATCTTTCCTTGTTGTACGGGGTTTGGATGTCTTCTTCCGGTTCGGAAATGGAAAATCGGGTCTCTTCTCAGGAATTACTTTCTCAAAAATCCGAAAATGATAAGATCGAGACCGAATTGGAAGGCCTTCCTCGGGAAAGGATTGAAGTGATCCAAGCGGATCTCAAAGCACAAGAAGATTACACTTTGATGCACCAATTCGAAAAGGTGGAAACTGCAGAAGAATTCCAAGGAAATTGGCGGGATTTTGACGGATCGGATAACTTATCGGAACAAGAAGAAGCTATCAGAGAACTGGATCTTAGGCAAACTGTTCGTTCCAACGAGCCTACACATTCCATTTTTAGGACCGATTTTTTCTCGGGATTATTTGCTGGAGAAGTGGAGAGTGATCGTTCGGGCGAAAATCCGATCTCGTATGATGAATGGGACTTTAAAAAAAGGAAATATAGAAAGGATCATTGTAAGGTCTTTCCTAAAATATTTCCTGACGGAGATCATGGATTCGCCCAAAAGATCTTTCACGAGAACCATAGTGTCTTAAATTCACTCAGATCAAGAATGAATCGTTTTTTTAATCTTAAAACTTCTCTGAAAAGACAGGCTTATGGAGAAGACTTAGATCTGGATGCGGCTTTACAGTATTTTTCGGACCTTTACTGCGGACAAACTCCTACCGAAAATGTGTATTTGTCGGATAGAAATAGACTTAGAGAAGTTTCCATACTTTTACTTGCGGATATGAGTCTATCTACTGATTCTTATGTGAACAATCAGCGGATCTTGGATGTGGAAAAAGCATCCCTTGTATTATTCGGACAAATTTGCGCTGAATTTGGGGACCGTTTTAGGATAGATTCGTTTTATTCCAATACTAGAAATCATTGCGATTATTCTAATATAAAAAGTTTTGATGAACCATGGGAAAGATCCAGAGACCGGATCGGACTTATGGAAGCAAAAGGATACACTAGGATAGGTCCTGCTATCCGTCATTCTCTCTCTTTGATCCAAAAAGAAAAAAGCCAGAAGCGTTGGATCCTTCTTTTGACGGACGGAAAACCGAACGATTACGATCGTTATGAAGGGAAATATGGAATTGAAGATGTGAAGAAGGCGATCAACGAATGTGAGAGATCTAATGTAGGAGTTTTCGCACTTGCAATAGATAAAAGTGCGAAACAATATCTTCCCGCAATGCTTGGAAAGGAATCTTATAGGATCTTGCCGAATCCCAAAGAATTACCGGAAGCTTTGACTGATTTTTTTATCAAGCTTGTGCGATAA
- a CDS encoding CbbQ/NirQ/NorQ/GpvN family protein, producing the protein MPVDPKTDDKNGMLAEAGVPYYKPIGQEIEIFEHAYKNKLPILLKGPTGCGKTRFVEFMASKLGLPMTSVSCHEETSAVDLLGRFLIQGSETVWQDGPLTRSVRSGGILYIDEIAEARPDTIVSIHPLTDHRREIFIDRKNENLKAPDSFVLVASYNPGYQRGWKELKPSTRQRFISIQFDYPDKETEAEILSNETGISSSVSSKLVKLAEKIRNLTELGLLESCSTRLLVDAAKLISTGLPSRLSCEVAIVQPLSDDPDTIHSLKDLVSLMI; encoded by the coding sequence TTGCCCGTAGATCCTAAAACAGATGATAAAAATGGAATGTTAGCTGAGGCCGGAGTCCCATATTATAAGCCGATAGGCCAAGAAATAGAAATATTCGAACACGCTTATAAGAATAAGCTGCCTATTTTACTCAAGGGACCTACCGGCTGTGGTAAAACCAGGTTTGTGGAATTTATGGCCTCTAAATTAGGTCTTCCCATGACAAGCGTATCTTGTCATGAGGAGACTTCTGCAGTGGATCTACTCGGAAGGTTTTTGATCCAAGGTTCTGAAACGGTTTGGCAGGACGGGCCTTTGACCAGAAGTGTTCGATCGGGCGGAATATTATATATAGATGAAATAGCCGAAGCAAGGCCAGATACAATCGTTTCTATCCATCCTTTGACGGACCACAGAAGGGAAATTTTTATAGATAGAAAAAATGAAAATTTGAAAGCCCCTGATTCTTTCGTTTTAGTAGCTTCTTATAATCCAGGTTACCAGAGAGGTTGGAAGGAATTAAAACCTTCTACAAGACAGAGATTTATATCCATCCAGTTTGATTATCCCGATAAGGAAACGGAAGCGGAAATATTGAGTAATGAGACCGGAATTTCTTCTTCCGTTTCTTCTAAGCTCGTGAAACTTGCGGAAAAGATCCGAAATCTTACCGAATTGGGTTTATTGGAATCATGTTCCACGCGTCTACTCGTGGATGCCGCAAAATTGATCTCTACAGGTTTGCCTTCTCGTTTATCCTGTGAAGTAGCCATAGTCCAACCTTTGAGCGACGATCCGGATACGATCCATTCATTAAAAGATCTAGTATCTTTGATGATCTGA
- a CDS encoding cbb3-type cytochrome c oxidase subunit I yields the protein MKYKSQKIAYWFFATCMLLLSLQIIYGFVMGFARMGFDGLHDWIPFNAARATHTNLLVVWLLTGFMGAAHYIIPDESDREIYSEKLAYIQLISLILVGVVSIIGFHLNFWEGRKFLEIPRPLDYLVVVNVLLFLFNIGMTVWKGKRYTTTALVLYFGLFSAALLYLPGMIQFNSQTVDSYFRWWVVHLWVEGVWELIMGGILSFLLIKLTGVDREVIEKWLYIIVGLTFLSGILGTGHHYYYIGVPEYWKWVGGFFSMLEPLAFLAMAMFAISMYRKSGRNHPNTIALFWTIGSAVMSFVGAGFLGFAHTLPQVNLYTHGTLITAMHGHLAFWGAYAMIVFAILTYAMPLLTGRKLWNNPTGLFAFWASNIGMLGMTGAFAVAGIAQVYLERKLGLDFLTVQKEIQVHFLGLVLAALVFTSGIIAFIINFIRFGTPTDEALGAEQASGDISLARRS from the coding sequence ATGAAGTATAAATCTCAAAAAATTGCATATTGGTTTTTTGCCACCTGCATGCTCTTATTGTCCTTACAAATAATTTACGGATTCGTGATGGGATTCGCCCGAATGGGATTCGATGGTTTGCATGATTGGATACCATTCAACGCCGCCAGAGCAACTCATACGAATTTATTGGTGGTTTGGCTTCTTACAGGATTTATGGGCGCCGCGCACTATATTATTCCCGACGAATCCGATAGAGAGATCTATTCGGAAAAACTCGCTTATATTCAGCTGATATCGCTCATCTTGGTGGGAGTGGTATCCATCATAGGATTCCACCTGAATTTTTGGGAAGGGAGAAAGTTTTTAGAGATCCCTCGTCCTTTGGATTACCTGGTAGTGGTCAACGTTCTATTATTCCTTTTTAATATAGGAATGACTGTCTGGAAAGGGAAAAGATACACTACAACCGCTTTGGTTCTATATTTCGGTCTTTTTTCCGCCGCGCTTTTATACCTTCCGGGAATGATCCAGTTCAATAGCCAAACAGTGGACTCTTATTTCCGTTGGTGGGTTGTCCATCTTTGGGTGGAAGGCGTTTGGGAATTGATCATGGGAGGTATTCTTTCCTTCCTTCTCATTAAACTCACCGGTGTGGACCGTGAAGTCATAGAAAAGTGGCTCTATATTATTGTAGGATTGACTTTTTTATCCGGAATTTTAGGGACAGGCCACCATTATTACTATATTGGAGTTCCTGAATATTGGAAATGGGTAGGTGGATTTTTCTCCATGTTGGAGCCTCTTGCATTTCTCGCGATGGCAATGTTCGCAATTTCCATGTATCGAAAAAGTGGTAGAAACCATCCCAATACGATCGCTCTTTTCTGGACGATCGGAAGTGCGGTCATGTCTTTTGTGGGAGCGGGGTTCTTAGGATTTGCTCATACTCTTCCTCAAGTGAATTTATACACTCATGGGACTTTGATCACTGCGATGCACGGTCACCTTGCATTTTGGGGAGCGTATGCAATGATCGTGTTTGCGATCTTAACTTATGCGATGCCTTTACTTACCGGAAGAAAACTTTGGAATAATCCGACGGGACTTTTTGCATTCTGGGCTTCCAATATTGGAATGTTGGGAATGACAGGAGCGTTTGCCGTAGCAGGTATAGCGCAGGTTTACTTGGAAAGAAAACTCGGATTGGACTTTTTGACCGTTCAAAAGGAGATCCAAGTTCACTTCTTAGGTTTGGTTCTTGCAGCACTTGTGTTTACTTCGGGGATCATTGCATTCATTATTAACTTCATACGTTTTGGAACTCCTACGGATGAGGCCTTAGGAGCGGAACAGGCTTCCGGAGATATTTCTCTTGCCCGTAGATCCTAA
- a CDS encoding c-type cytochrome, with translation MLTKFQAKLFFLVGTFLFSAVFLLLTYDSLKYVYSSPSSKTLSEEVIRGKELWEKNNCMGCHTILGEGAYYAPELTKVYERRGPEWIRVFLKDPQAMYPGERKMVKYDFSESEISDIIAFLKWNGELDLKGFPPKPEYKSSTQLVNAESAAVAQPEKFKQICTACHSVAGSGGNVGPALDSVGKKYDIAYLQNWLKDPQKVKPGTAMPKLPLSESEIKDLSSYLSQLK, from the coding sequence ATGCTTACAAAATTTCAGGCGAAATTATTTTTCCTGGTCGGGACTTTTTTATTCTCCGCAGTTTTCCTATTACTTACTTACGATTCTTTAAAGTATGTTTATTCTTCTCCTTCTTCTAAAACTTTAAGTGAAGAAGTTATCCGAGGCAAAGAGCTTTGGGAAAAGAATAATTGTATGGGATGTCATACGATCTTGGGAGAAGGAGCATATTATGCGCCTGAATTGACCAAGGTGTACGAAAGAAGAGGTCCTGAATGGATCCGGGTTTTTCTGAAGGATCCGCAGGCAATGTATCCCGGAGAAAGAAAAATGGTAAAATACGATTTTTCGGAATCTGAGATCTCGGATATCATCGCATTCTTGAAATGGAATGGAGAGTTGGATCTAAAAGGTTTTCCTCCTAAGCCGGAATATAAATCTTCCACTCAACTTGTAAATGCGGAGTCCGCCGCAGTCGCTCAGCCCGAAAAGTTTAAACAGATCTGCACCGCATGTCATTCTGTTGCCGGTTCGGGAGGAAATGTGGGGCCCGCGTTGGATTCCGTCGGAAAAAAATACGATATCGCATATCTACAAAATTGGCTAAAAGATCCGCAAAAGGTCAAGCCGGGTACTGCGATGCCTAAACTTCCGCTTAGCGAAAGCGAGATCAAGGATCTGTCCTCTTATCTTTCTCAGTTGAAATAA
- a CDS encoding Crp/Fnr family transcriptional regulator has product MLSVQTSDHWSEIQGEFANELSSIGIPKKILKGEVVFGERDPYDGFFEIISGIFKVYSLSQDGKEAILKVFYPGELIASHPIFQPQEPCFYPAFCEALKDGELMYYPKREFTSFLFENTKALYLFSAVTIQHLNYFRKKLVENLHLSVKERILNFLKECGASQKSITLPITKNQLASLIGTTPESVSRAFRSLLDECILEEKNSNYRIIKENTSNQTNEYPSLRQ; this is encoded by the coding sequence ATGTTAAGCGTTCAAACAAGCGATCATTGGTCTGAGATCCAAGGAGAATTTGCAAACGAACTCTCATCGATTGGTATTCCAAAAAAAATCCTAAAAGGAGAAGTCGTTTTTGGAGAAAGAGATCCTTACGATGGATTTTTCGAGATCATATCAGGTATTTTTAAAGTATATTCCCTATCTCAGGACGGAAAAGAAGCCATTTTAAAAGTATTTTATCCGGGAGAATTGATTGCTTCCCATCCGATCTTTCAGCCGCAAGAACCTTGTTTTTATCCTGCATTCTGCGAAGCGCTAAAAGACGGAGAATTGATGTATTATCCGAAAAGGGAATTTACATCCTTTTTATTCGAAAATACCAAAGCGCTTTATTTATTTTCAGCGGTTACTATCCAACACCTGAACTATTTCAGAAAAAAATTAGTGGAGAATCTACATCTCTCCGTAAAGGAAAGGATCTTAAATTTTTTGAAAGAATGCGGAGCCTCTCAAAAATCCATCACACTTCCGATCACCAAAAATCAATTAGCGTCATTAATTGGGACCACTCCCGAATCGGTCAGTCGGGCTTTCAGATCTCTGCTAGACGAATGTATTCTAGAAGAAAAAAATTCTAATTATCGAATAATCAAAGAAAATACATCCAACCAGACCAATGAATATCCCTCATTAAGACAATGA
- a CDS encoding MarR family winged helix-turn-helix transcriptional regulator, which translates to MKNKPSSSELKKIGLSCLNVSLRRTARLVTSYYDSILKPSGLRITQFSILVGIGYEEECSITDLSRLTDIDRTTLQRSLEILKRDGLIRIEKKEAGNIRNLSLTKKGESKLADAILLWEDAQSELTKSLGKSKFQETLRVLSEVRKIPVLETQNQV; encoded by the coding sequence ATGAAAAATAAACCTTCCTCTTCCGAACTCAAAAAAATAGGATTATCCTGTCTAAACGTAAGTTTAAGAAGAACCGCAAGATTAGTTACTTCCTATTATGATTCGATTCTCAAACCTTCCGGGCTTAGGATCACACAATTCAGCATTTTAGTCGGAATAGGATACGAAGAAGAATGTAGCATAACGGATCTTTCCAGGCTCACTGATATTGACAGAACCACCTTACAAAGAAGTTTAGAGATCTTAAAACGGGACGGCTTGATCCGGATCGAAAAAAAAGAAGCAGGAAATATAAGGAACCTTTCCCTCACAAAAAAGGGAGAATCCAAATTAGCGGACGCTATCTTACTTTGGGAAGACGCACAGAGCGAACTTACTAAATCTTTAGGAAAATCTAAATTCCAGGAAACCTTAAGGGTCCTTTCTGAAGTAAGAAAAATCCCCGTATTAGAAACCCAAAATCAGGTCTAA
- a CDS encoding thiolase family protein, protein MVVLIDGARTPFGKFGGGLKDYSSSDLAVITAKETVRKIGIDPLKIEESIYGNVIQDDKDSAYLARHISLRSGLSEKSSALTVNRLCGSGLESILIGARKILSKENDLILAGGTESMSNAPFVLKGARWGNKYGDTIAEDRLAQSLTDCFADLTMGMTAENISRHFKISRSEQDEWAGISQVRAENATKNGAFSSEMIPVQTGGKKSILLDKDEQIRGEECLPQLKNLPTAFLKDGTVTAGNASGINDGAASVLLASEDWAKSNGTSPLAYILGYSNIGCDPRMMGLGPVFAIPKALQNSGLSLKDINLFEINEAYASQTLAVISNLGLDPEKTNVNGGAIAIGHPLGASGTRVTLALAYELKRRDLRYGVASLCIGGGQGIAIVLENYDRRK, encoded by the coding sequence ATGGTAGTCTTGATAGACGGGGCAAGGACCCCTTTCGGAAAATTCGGAGGAGGATTAAAGGACTATAGTTCCTCCGACTTGGCGGTAATCACAGCTAAAGAAACAGTTCGTAAGATAGGTATAGATCCGTTAAAGATCGAAGAATCCATTTATGGAAATGTAATACAGGACGATAAGGACTCGGCCTATCTTGCGAGACATATATCTCTGAGGTCAGGACTATCCGAAAAGTCCAGTGCACTTACCGTAAATAGGTTATGCGGTTCCGGGCTTGAAAGTATCCTTATAGGCGCTAGAAAAATCCTCTCCAAAGAAAACGATCTAATCCTTGCCGGCGGGACCGAATCCATGAGCAATGCACCCTTCGTATTAAAGGGGGCCAGATGGGGAAATAAGTATGGAGATACGATCGCGGAAGATAGATTGGCACAAAGCCTTACGGATTGTTTTGCGGATCTGACTATGGGAATGACTGCGGAAAATATCTCTCGACATTTCAAAATTTCCAGATCGGAACAAGACGAATGGGCCGGAATTTCACAAGTAAGAGCGGAGAATGCAACAAAGAACGGGGCCTTCTCCTCCGAAATGATCCCCGTTCAAACAGGAGGTAAAAAATCGATCTTATTAGACAAAGACGAACAGATAAGAGGAGAAGAATGTTTACCTCAATTAAAAAATCTGCCTACTGCATTCTTAAAAGATGGGACCGTCACAGCAGGAAATGCTTCCGGGATCAATGATGGAGCAGCCTCCGTTCTACTCGCTTCAGAAGATTGGGCAAAAAGTAACGGAACAAGTCCTTTGGCTTACATATTAGGATATTCGAATATTGGTTGTGATCCCAGAATGATGGGTTTAGGTCCCGTATTCGCGATCCCTAAGGCTCTGCAAAATTCAGGATTAAGTTTAAAAGATATAAACCTATTCGAGATCAATGAGGCCTACGCTTCTCAAACTTTGGCTGTGATCTCTAATTTGGGATTAGATCCTGAAAAAACGAATGTTAACGGAGGAGCGATCGCAATAGGTCATCCGCTCGGAGCCAGTGGAACCAGAGTGACCTTGGCATTGGCTTACGAGCTCAAACGTAGAGATCTTAGATACGGCGTAGCCTCTCTTTGTATAGGAGGAGGACAAGGGATTGCAATCGTATTAGAAAATTACGATAGAAGAAAATAG
- a CDS encoding glycerol-3-phosphate dehydrogenase/oxidase: MSSQKLERFIEKVGDETYFDVLIIGGGITGSSLAYEVASRGLSVALVEKEDFGGATSSATGKLIHGGLRYLKRFDLSLVREALKERRILSNIAPNLVYPFPMILPNPGLLERIGLFVYDLLSFDRNWTWDRSKNIPAHKILSKEEIRSRGLNMDSAIYFYDCIMPCPERLTLAFLKSAVQEGASVSNYTKTEELLFEGNRVIGALVKDTIYNKNVKLRASVVVNASGPWSQDILNGTGRIKVPVPKKRSEGIYLITKKYFDTMVLHVGKKGHFSFAPWRGKNMIGPTEKAYYGSVEDWKLSPESILEFLEYINSSGLLSEKLELKDIEYAYGGLRPLAETGGEEKETYSASRKSELQDHSEEGIEGLISAVGGKYTTSRHFARKIFRLIRKKSNKKTGPGISEKKFLKGCEIPNIESYLENAKISHPDTSKKTIEYLVRHYGTEYEEVLQLADSSAQLSEILDEDGELAAQVLYAIRFEMAMNLQDIFLRRTGLGTVGLPSDEVLAKAVEIAGKEWNWSAEKKSEEIEKLKGRLKLPVSF; encoded by the coding sequence ATGAGCTCCCAAAAATTGGAACGTTTTATCGAAAAAGTAGGCGATGAGACTTACTTTGATGTATTGATCATAGGCGGGGGGATTACAGGCTCTTCCTTGGCATATGAGGTGGCGAGCAGGGGACTTTCGGTTGCCTTGGTAGAAAAAGAGGATTTTGGCGGAGCAACATCATCTGCCACCGGAAAACTGATCCATGGCGGTTTAAGATATTTAAAACGTTTTGATCTATCTTTAGTCAGAGAAGCGTTAAAAGAAAGAAGGATCTTATCCAATATTGCTCCAAATCTAGTCTATCCTTTTCCGATGATACTCCCAAATCCCGGCCTTTTGGAAAGGATCGGTCTATTCGTATACGATTTACTTTCTTTCGATAGGAATTGGACTTGGGATAGATCTAAAAATATCCCTGCTCATAAAATACTTTCTAAAGAGGAAATCCGAAGTCGCGGTTTGAACATGGACTCCGCAATCTACTTCTATGATTGTATCATGCCATGTCCCGAAAGGTTAACTTTGGCATTTCTAAAATCGGCGGTCCAAGAGGGCGCTTCCGTTTCCAATTATACAAAGACGGAAGAATTGCTCTTCGAAGGAAACCGTGTAATCGGAGCCTTAGTCAAAGACACTATTTATAATAAAAACGTAAAATTAAGAGCCTCGGTGGTCGTGAATGCTTCAGGGCCGTGGAGTCAGGATATTTTGAACGGAACCGGAAGGATAAAAGTTCCCGTTCCTAAAAAAAGATCCGAAGGGATTTATCTGATCACAAAGAAATACTTCGATACAATGGTGCTTCACGTAGGTAAAAAAGGGCATTTTAGTTTCGCTCCTTGGAGAGGGAAGAATATGATCGGCCCTACTGAAAAGGCATATTACGGTTCTGTGGAAGATTGGAAACTCTCTCCGGAAAGTATTTTGGAATTCTTGGAATATATCAACTCATCCGGTTTACTTTCCGAAAAATTAGAGTTGAAAGATATTGAATATGCTTACGGTGGACTTAGGCCTCTTGCGGAAACCGGAGGAGAAGAAAAGGAAACGTATTCAGCATCCAGAAAATCCGAATTGCAAGACCATTCTGAAGAAGGAATAGAAGGGTTGATCAGTGCGGTGGGTGGAAAATACACCACTAGCCGTCACTTTGCGAGGAAAATATTCCGGCTTATCCGGAAAAAATCCAATAAAAAAACGGGACCGGGTATTTCCGAGAAAAAATTCCTAAAAGGATGCGAAATTCCTAATATAGAATCTTATTTAGAAAATGCTAAAATCTCTCATCCTGATACTTCTAAAAAAACGATAGAATATCTAGTCCGTCATTACGGGACCGAATACGAGGAAGTTCTGCAATTGGCGGATTCTTCTGCACAATTGTCTGAAATATTGGACGAGGATGGCGAATTAGCGGCCCAAGTCCTATATGCAATTCGTTTCGAAATGGCAATGAATTTGCAGGATATTTTCCTAAGACGAACCGGTCTTGGAACTGTCGGACTTCCATCCGACGAGGTGCTCGCCAAAGCGGTTGAGATCGCAGGAAAAGAATGGAATTGGTCTGCTGAAAAAAAATCGGAAGAGATCGAGAAATTAAAAGGAAGGCTTAAACTACCCGTTTCCTTTTAA